A single Endozoicomonas sp. NE40 DNA region contains:
- a CDS encoding type III secretion system chaperone, with product MADPQEQFEQLIQHLSSISGHDFPINDNACTLVNEDNEVAAVIELPEDSDLLLIHTMVARLPSDPEVRHGRALQLLTLNSSPDKLRGAWFSIDEEGYGIHLTTSSPVDSLTTGIFENLLFNYIQLAEKLKQELTEEELELASPPPPPAAGLQV from the coding sequence ATGGCTGACCCACAAGAACAATTCGAACAACTGATTCAGCACCTGAGTAGCATCAGTGGTCACGATTTCCCCATCAATGACAACGCCTGCACGCTGGTCAATGAAGACAATGAAGTTGCTGCGGTCATTGAGCTACCTGAAGACAGCGACCTGCTGTTAATCCATACAATGGTTGCCCGGCTACCTTCTGATCCGGAAGTACGCCATGGCAGGGCTCTGCAACTGCTGACACTGAACAGCAGCCCGGACAAACTGCGTGGAGCCTGGTTTTCCATCGATGAAGAAGGCTACGGCATTCACCTGACAACCAGCTCGCCAGTCGACAGCCTGACAACCGGTATATTCGAAAACCTGCTCTTCAATTACATCCAGCTTGCCGAAAAGCTGAAGCAGGAACTGACAGAAGAAGAGCTGGAACTTGCCAGCCCTCCTCCCCCACCGGCCGCAGGATTACAGGTATGA
- a CDS encoding ParA family protein: MGKILAVTNQKGGVGKTTSCVNLSASLVATKRKVLLIDLDPQGNATMGSGVNKHDLELSSYHVLTGRNAIDDVIVHSDDAGYDILPTNSDLTAAEVELMNLMGKETRLRDALKRIQDRYDFIMIDCPPSLNMLTLNALVAAEGVIIPMQCEYYALEGLTALMETITGIRQTLNPGLHIEGLLRTMYDPRIGLTNEVSRQLISHFGDQVYRTVIPRNVRLAEAPSHGKPVLAYDKNSRGAIAYLALAGEMIRRHDIKFKTQREAVS; the protein is encoded by the coding sequence GTGGGAAAAATACTCGCGGTAACCAATCAGAAAGGTGGCGTTGGCAAAACAACGTCCTGCGTGAATCTGTCCGCTTCTCTGGTCGCCACCAAGCGCAAGGTGTTGCTGATTGACCTGGACCCCCAGGGCAATGCCACCATGGGTAGTGGGGTGAACAAGCATGATCTGGAACTGTCTTCCTACCATGTGCTGACCGGACGAAATGCCATAGATGATGTCATTGTGCATAGTGATGACGCTGGTTACGATATTCTTCCCACTAATTCTGACCTGACTGCTGCCGAAGTAGAACTGATGAACCTTATGGGGAAGGAAACCCGCCTGCGGGATGCCCTGAAGAGGATTCAGGATCGCTACGACTTCATCATGATTGATTGCCCACCGTCGTTAAATATGCTGACACTGAACGCCCTGGTGGCAGCAGAAGGTGTGATCATTCCAATGCAGTGTGAATATTATGCACTGGAAGGGTTAACGGCCCTGATGGAAACCATTACCGGTATCCGTCAGACGCTCAATCCCGGGTTGCATATTGAAGGTTTGTTGCGAACCATGTACGACCCCCGTATTGGTTTGACTAACGAGGTGTCTCGCCAGCTGATCAGCCATTTTGGTGATCAGGTATACCGCACCGTGATTCCAAGGAATGTGCGGCTGGCAGAAGCGCCCAGTCATGGTAAGCCGGTACTGGCTTACGATAAGAACTCCCGTGGTGCTATTGCTTATCTTGCTTTGGCTGGAGAGATGATCCGCAGGCACGACATTAAGTTCAAGACTCAAAGGGAAGCTGTGAGCTAA
- the rsmG gene encoding 16S rRNA (guanine(527)-N(7))-methyltransferase RsmG codes for MSLRESICRGANTLSVSLTEEQADLLTRYVELLAKWNKAYNLTAVRDINEMVSRHILDSLSIAPYMTGDYLMDVGSGPGLPGMIMAIMYPEKQFTLLDSNGKKTRFMTQAKMELGLKNVRVENTRCESFQGEQPFDVIMSRAFSSLLDMVEGTHHLLSPEGTFLAMKGLYPEEELQDLYAVRPDIKETESHILSVPGCEAQRHLVMLKQIKN; via the coding sequence ATGTCCCTACGTGAAAGTATCTGCCGGGGTGCAAATACACTGTCTGTGTCGTTAACTGAAGAGCAGGCTGATTTGCTGACCCGGTATGTTGAGTTGCTGGCCAAATGGAACAAGGCTTACAACCTGACAGCCGTGCGCGATATTAATGAGATGGTGTCCCGCCATATTCTCGACAGTCTGAGTATTGCACCGTACATGACCGGAGATTACCTGATGGACGTGGGTTCCGGCCCCGGTCTGCCGGGCATGATCATGGCGATTATGTACCCTGAAAAGCAATTCACTTTGCTGGACAGTAATGGTAAAAAAACCAGATTCATGACTCAGGCAAAAATGGAGCTGGGTTTAAAAAACGTTCGGGTTGAAAATACCCGCTGTGAATCCTTTCAGGGTGAGCAACCTTTTGATGTTATTATGTCACGAGCCTTCAGCTCTTTGCTGGATATGGTGGAAGGAACGCATCATCTTTTGAGTCCGGAAGGTACCTTTCTTGCGATGAAAGGCCTGTATCCGGAAGAAGAATTACAGGATCTGTACGCAGTACGGCCTGATATTAAAGAGACCGAAAGTCATATTTTGTCGGTTCCGGGTTGTGAGGCACAGCGTCATCTCGTTATGCTGAAGCAGATAAAGAATTAA